The following proteins are co-located in the Haliotis asinina isolate JCU_RB_2024 chromosome 13, JCU_Hal_asi_v2, whole genome shotgun sequence genome:
- the LOC137259561 gene encoding atrial natriuretic peptide receptor 3-like, with protein sequence MATADNSIAKIAVLLPADERHMFSIKRVAPGLEVAKESVNKTGILTSTELTIQYGDSKCSNAEGMNQAVTFYADKNVDVFFGPCCDYAAAPVARQVAYWNTPLLTAGAMAKDFGTKAKKEFSVLTRVGANFNSLGDYLIKVFHYFDWSRIMLLYNPNGRENVMHRFCHIATDGVHFALRTSKNFTHTFHKFHKIEEIIDSLPEKLGRDYGVLSNKNNSPCVTLLYHTKCYVEDLLEICSNMFFTWDTTI encoded by the exons ATGGCAACTGCAGACAACAGCATTGCCAAAATCGCCGTGTTGTTACCAGCGGATGAACGGCACATGTTCTCAATTAAACGAGTGGCACCCGGGTTGGAAGTAGCAAAGGAAAGTGTCAACAAGACAGGAATCTTGACAAGCACCGAGCTCACCATCCAATATGGTGATTCCAAATGCTCTAACGCTGAAGGAATGAACCAAGCCGTGACGTTCTACGCAGACAAGAACGTCGACGTCTTCTTCGGACCATGCTGCGACTATGCCGCTGCGCCTGTTGCTAGGCAGGTGGCATACTGGAACACACCGTTGCTAACAGCCGGTGCCATGGCCAAAGATTTCGGAACAAAGGCCAAGAAGGAGTTTTCTGTGTTAACCCGTGTTGGTGCTAATTTCAATTCTCTTGGAGATTACTTGATAAAGGTGTTTCACTACTTTGACTGGAGTCGTATCATGTTGCTGTATAACCCTAACGGCAGAGAAAATGTCATGCACCGATTCTGTCACATTGCTACAGATGGTGTTCACTTTGCTCTTAGAACTTCAAAGAACTTTACCCACACTTTCCACAAGTTCCACAAGATCGAAGAAATCATTGACAGCCTTCCCGAAAAGCTTGGCAGGGACTATGGAG TGCTGTCCAACAAGAACAATTCACCTTGTGTAACGCTCTTGTACCATACCAAGTGCTATGTTGAAGATCTGCTTGAGATCTGTTCTAACATGTTCTTCACTTGGGACACAACGATATAA